The following nucleotide sequence is from Aggregicoccus sp. 17bor-14.
GGATGCGCTCGAGCAGGATGGGCGAGACGCGCGCGGCGCCCATGCGGGCGATGTCCGCGGCGAACTCGTCCAGCATCTCGTCCAGCGCGTCGTTCGCGTCCACGGTGCTGCCGGGAGCGACGAGGCGCCCGTCCTTCGCGAGCGGCTTCGGGGGCGGCGCCTTCTTGCGGTAGATGCTCGCGTTCGCGGGCATCTCCTCGGTGGCGTCGCTGGACGCGGTGGGGCTCTGGGCCTGCGCCGTCAGCGCGCACAGCAGCGCGGGCAGCAGCAGGAGGTGGGGGACTTCACGGCGCATGCGTGACCTCGGTTCCCGCGCCGGCAGCGGGGGTTGCGACAGGGGGAGACCCGGCGGCCCCGGCGGGGGTCGGCGGGCTGAAGCCGTCTCCCGGCGTGCCATCGGGCCGGGGAAGGGAGAGCAGCGAGTAGGGCTCGGGCCAGGGCACGGTGACGGCCGGAGGCGCCACCGCCTCGCGCGGCGCGCCCACCGCCACCTCGCCCACGCTCACGTAGGCGGGCGCGCGGCGGCCCTTCGCGCCCGGCTCCGCCGGACGGTCCGCGAGCGCCGCGTAGAGCGGGATGAAGCTGCGCGCGTTGCGCGAGTGCACCCCCTCCTCCAGCGTCTTGAGGCGCGCGCCCAGCACGGGCTGCCAGCCGGGGCCGGTGAGCCGCGCGCTCGCGAGCACCAGGGCCTGCGCCACCTGCATCGCCACCGCGTCCACCTCGGCCTGCTGGCGGGGGCTCACGCCGGGCGCTGCGCGCAGCGCGAGCAGCGCCGTCACGCTGCGCTCGAGCCGGGGGCGGTCCTCCTGCTGCAGCGAGAGCTCCGCCTGCAGCGCGAAGCCGCGCGCCTGCGCGAGCGCGTCCTTCTGGCGCAGCAGCTCGGCCGCCACCTCCTCGGCGCCGCGCGCGTTGCCCACCGCGAGCGCGCGCCCGCCCAGCGTCACCAGCCGCTGCAGGCGCGCGGAGGTGGGCCCCAGCGCCGCGAGCAGCGCGAGGTCGTCCGCATCCAGGCTGGAGCGCGCGAGCGCCTCGAGCGCGAGCCCGCGCAGGCCCTCGAGCGCGGGGCTGGCCGGGGCGCTGGCGCTGGAGCCGGCGGCACTGGAGGGCGCGGGCTTCGGGGCCTCGGTGATGAGCGCGCGCTGCAGCAGGCTGCGCAGCGCCTCGCGGTTGCCCAGGGCCTCGTAGGCGAGCGCGCGGCGCAGGAGCAGATCCTCGCGCAGCTGCGCCGCGTCCTCCGGCGAGCCCGCGAAGGCGGGCTCGTCCCCGCCTTGCGCGGCGAGGCGCAGGAGCGGCAGCCACTTGCCGCCGGCCGCGAGCGTCGCGGCGGCGCGCTCGTGCACCAGCAGCCGGACGGGCGCGAGCGCGGGCGCGTCCACCAGCGCGAGGTAGCGCTCGGCCGGGTCCAGCCCCAGCTCCAGGCGCATCAGCTGGGCCCACGCGGCGAGCTCCGCGTGCAGGCTCGCGGGGGCGACCGTCTGGGCGGCCTGCAGGGCCAGCTCGCGCTCCCCGCGCGAGAGCAGCCGCACGCTGCGGTGATAGCCCAGCCGGGCACCGGCCTCCGCGGGCAGCGCGCGCTGCAGCTTCGCGAGCTCGGCGGCGCCCAGCTGCGCGAGCTCGTCCCCCGCGGCGACCGGGGAGCCGCAGCTCCAGGGGCGCACGCCCACGTCCGTGGCCTCGTCCGACCAGCGCTCGTCCTCGAGCGGCCAGCGCAGCAGCGGGCCCTGGGCGGCGAGCGCCGAGGTGCGGCGGAAGAAGGTGGGGTCGAGCAGGTCGCGCCACAGGGTCTGGGAGCGGGCGGCGCCCGCCCCCAGGCGCGCGCGGCGCTGGGCCTCGAGCCTCAGCAGGCTGCGCGCGGTGGGCGCGCGCAGCTCCTGCGCCGCGAGCGGCGGCAGGGGCTCGCACTGCGCCAGGCGCACCACGTCGCCGTAGAGCGCCTGGGCCTCGCTCTCGGCCTCGCTCTCCGGGTGCTCGGAGAGCAGCAGCACGAGCGCGTGGAGATCCCGCTCGCCGAAGGCGCGGTCGTACTGCGCGGGCCCTGCGGCCAGCGCGGCGAGGAGCACTGCGTGGATCACAGCTGGAACCCGAGCGAGAAGGCCGGCAGCACCCCGAGCGCCACCGAGCTGCGGCTGCGCTTCTCCAGCGAGCCGACGAAGGGCACGTCCACCTGCAGGAACATCGTGCGGGTGCGCACCAGCAGGCCGGGCCCGAGCGCGAGCGTGGGGTTGGTGGCGCGGTCGGTGAAGGTGAGGCCCAGGTGCCCTGCGAGCTGCAGGTCGAAGTGCACCAGGTTCGTGAGCTCGCTGCCGCCCAGCAGCGCCTTGCCGTAGCCCACGCTCTGACGCCAGCCGGCGGCCGCGAGGAAGACGGGCTTGTGGGCGTCCGGCACCAGTCCCGTGCGCTCGAAGACCTCGCTGCCCGCACCCGTGAGCGAGGAGAAGAAGAGCGCGAGCCTCAGCTCGGGGCCGCCCGACTCGTGCGGGTAGTAGGACGCGGTCGCCGTGAGCCCCGGGCTGCGGTAGTAGTCGCCGCGCGCGAGGTAGGTGGGGCCGACGGTGAAGAGCGCGTGGTGCTCCTTGAGCAGGCGGCGGCGCTCCACCTTCACCGGCACCCCGTCCGCCCCGGGGGGCACCGCGGGCGGCGGAGGGAGGCTCGCCGTGGACGCGAGCACGGGGGCAGGTGCAGCGGCAGCCGGGGCCACGGCGCCGGAGCCCGCGGGACCCGCAGCGGCCGTCTCCGCCGGGGCCGCCGTCGGTGCCGCAGCGGCAGCGGCTGCGGCTGCGGTGGGCGCGGAGGTCTGCGCGGCCGCGTCGGGAGACGCCACCGTGGGCTCGCTCGAGGACGCCGCGGTCGCGGCAGGAGCGGCCGCGGGCGCTGCCGCCGGGGCCTCGGCGCCGGGTGCCGCCTCGGCCGCCGGGCTCGCGGGAGCCGCGGCGTCGGAGGGCGCGGGGGCGCGGGGCGCCGTGGGCGCGGCCGCCTCCGGCGGAGGGCCCGCGGGCGGAGCGGAGGGCGCGGTCGGCACCGAGCCGAGCGCGAGCAGTGCGAGGAAGAGCGCGCTCATGTGGAGGTCTTCAGCATGCAGCCGGAGGTGGTGTTCCAGATGGCGGCGTCGCCATCCGGCGGCTCGTAGGTGCGCTCGCAGTTCGCGTGGCACACCTCGATCTCGTAGCGCGCGGCGGCCTCCTGGAGGGAGCCGTGCGGGGCGGGGAGGCTGGAGGTGGCGGCGGCCGCGAGCGACACGCGCGGCGGCGAGGCGGGGCTCACCTTCACCGCCTTGGGACCGAAGGTGAAGTTCAGGCCCGTCACCTGCCCCGCGCTGCTGCACACCTTGAACTCGCGCGCGGTGCTGAGCTCGCTCGCGCTGAAGACCGGGAAGCCCTCGAGCGGCGGCTGCTGCATCAGGTCGAAGGGGAGCTGCGCACGCGCCACGCGCTCGAGCGGCGAGGTGAGCGCCGCGTCCGCCGAGTAGGTCCACGTCTCCGAGACGTCGAAGGGGAGGCTCGTGCCCGCCCCCGCCTGCAGCGTGAGCGCCCAGACCAGCGGCTGGGTGGCGCTGCTGCGCAGCGTGCGCAAGTCGCCCGCGAGCCCGGTGGGCAGCGGGAGCGCCAGGTTGTTGAAGTACACGAGCACCGGCCGCACGCGCCCCGCGCCGTAGCGCGCCTGGGCCGCGGCAATGGCACGGTTGTAGGCCAGCAGGTCGAGGCGCTGGGTGCCGGGCTGCGCGCTGCAGTCGGGCGAGAGCTCCTGGGCGGCCAGCTCCTGCCCCTCGCGACCCGCGGGCAGCATCAGCGTGCGCAGCGCGCTCGTGAGCTGCTGGTGCACGCGCGCGCACTCGGCGGAGTCCGCCAGGTAGAGGTCGAAGATGAGGCCGTACACCACCGGTGCGGGGGTCACCTTCAGGCTGTGCGTGCGCTGCAGGCGCTCGAGCTCCGCCGGGTGCGGGTCCACGAAGCGCCCCTCGCAGCCCGGCCCGAGCAGCAGTCCGAGCGCGCAGAGGATCAGAGGCCGGAGAGGTGGGAACGCGAGCACAAGGCCGTATACCCCGAACTCCCGGTGCCAGCGCAAGGGGGGTACAAATCTCTACTCGCAGTGCGTGTGAGTCTCACGGCTAGGCGGCGATGTGCGCTGCCACTAGGCTGTTCACCCATGAACTTCGACTTCTCCGGGGTGCTGCACGGCGTGCTGCTGGGCGCCGGCCTCTACCTCTTCCTGCGCTGCGTGGTGGGCGGCTTCTTCACGGTGGACCAGAACGAGCGCGCGGTGAAGACCGCCTTCGGGCGCGCCGAGCGGCTGGGGCCCGGGCTCACCAACCGCACCGGCCCCCTGAGCGAGGGGCTCGCCCGCACGGACGAGGAGCGCTACGACTACCCGCGCCTGCGCGTGATCCCCCCCGGCGGCCCCTACTTCAAGTGGCCCTGGGAGAAGGTGCACAAGGTGAGCGTGGCCACCCGCACGCTCAACATGGCGCAGGACCCGGAGAGCCCGCGCGCGAACCAGGGCGGCAAGGTGCTGGAGGCGGTCACCAAGGACCAGCTCAACACCGGCCTCACCGGGCAGATCCGCTACCGCGTGAGCGAGAAGAACCTGTACGCGTTCCTCTTCGGCGTGAAGCAGCCCATCGTCCACACCATGGCCTACTTCGTGTCCATCCTGCGCGAGCGCATCGCCAACTTCGAGGCGCCCCCGCACTCGCCGGACGAGCAGCGCGCGAGCCAGCCCGCCGAGGCCGCGGTGGTGAGCGGCGTCTCCATCAACGACCTGCGCAAGAACATGCGCGACCTCAACGAGCACATGGACCGCGAGTGCAAGGGCAGCGAGGCGCGCTACGGCATCGTGCTGGACGCGAGCCTCATCACCAGCATCGACCCGCCCAACGAGGTGGAGAGCGCGCTCGCCGCCATCAACACGGCGCACAACCACGTGAGCAGCGAGGTGAGCCTCGCGCAGGCCAGCGCGGACCAGAAGATCGTCCAGTCGCGGCGCGCGGTGGAGATCGAGACCCTGCGCGCGCAGACGGAGGTCGAGCCGCTGGTGGCGCTCTCCAGCGAGCTCGCGCTGCTCAAGCGCAGCGGGCCCGCGGCGCTCGCCGGCTACGTGCGCAACATTCGTCTGGGGCTCTACTCGAAGGCGCAGCAGGTGGTGCTGGGGGTGAAGAATGGCTGAGACGCTCTTCGGGATGGTGCTGGGCTTCGTCGCCACCGCCATCGGGTTGCCGGTGTTCTTCACGCTGCTCAAAATGCTCGGCTTCTACACGGTGGTGGAGGAGCGCACCTGCCGCGTGTACGTGCTCTTCGGCAGCGTGGTGGCGGAGCTGCGCGAGCCGGGCCTCAACTTCCTCTGGCCCAAGCTGGGCTGGCGCGCGCTCATCGTGCACTGGGTGGGCCGCGTGCACGTGGTGGACCTGCGCCTGGACCAGCAGTACCTGCGCAGCCTCGCGGTCAACAGCGAGGAGGGCGCGCCCATGGGCATCGGGGTCTGGTACGAGATGTACGTCAGCGACCCGGTGCGCTTCCTCTTCGAGAACGCGGACCCACGCGGCAGCCTCGCGGCCAACGTGAGCAACGCCACGGTGCGCAGCCTCAGCAACATGAAGCTCTCGGACATGCTGGAGAGCCGGCACACCATGAGCCGCACCGTGCGCGCCGAGGTCAGCCCGCAGAGCCACGCCTGGGGCTACAAGCTGGGCAGCGTGTACATCCGCAAGGTGCACTTCCGCGACACGGAGATGATCCGGCAGATCGAGGAGAAGGTGGTGAACCGGCTGCGCCAGGTGACCAGCGCCATCCGCCAGGACGGCGCGAACCAGGTGAGCATCATCACCAGCACCGCGGACCGGCAGGCGGCGGTGGAGTTCGCCAAGGCGGCCGCCCTGCGCCCGCAGATCGTGGGCGCGGCGCTGCGGCGCATCGGGGAGGACCCCGAGGTGCTGAACGTGATGTTCGAGGTGCTCGAGCTGCAGCGGCTGATGGCGAGCAACGCCGCCGTGACGCTGGTGCCCCAGGAGCCCACGGGCGGCGGGCTCATCGGCCAGCTGCTCGCGGCGCGCGGGGTGCCCGAGCCGGTGAAGGGGCGCTAAGCCCCCGGACAAAGTTTGTGTCCACCCCCAGGACGGACTCGCTGCGGGTGGACGGGGCAGAGCAGGAGCGGCTGCGAGGCATCGGCCACTCCTCGGGGGCATAGGACAAACAGCCCGTGTTTCTCGCGCAGCGGCCCGTCGCGCGCGTGTCCGTGGAGCCCTGCCCTCCGCCGAAGTCCCCGCCTCGCGGCCACCGCACGGGCGTCCTCGGCCAAGCCGCAGGCGCACCTCGGGACTCGAGCGCCCCCGTTGCGCCCGGCCAGCCCACCTGCACTCCACCGCGTCTGCGCGCGGCCCTACTCCCACCCCGGCGGTCCCTGCGCGGCCGCCAGCGGCGGCACCCCCGTCGCCTCGCCCACGTGAGCGAGGATGGCCCGGACGACGGGTGGGTCCGCCAGGTACGACAGCACCCGGCGCTTGCCCCCGCAGCGGGTGCAGAGGAAGACGTCCAGGGCGAAGGTGCGCTGCAGCAGCCCCGCCCAGTCCAAGCGCGGAGCGCGCTCCCGCCGGGCGGCCTCCACCCGCGGGGCATGGACTGTCGGCGCAGTGAGCGCGGATGCTTCGGATAAGGGTACCGGGGTGACGCCCCTGCGCAGCTTCGACCCCGGTGCGAAGACGCCGTGGAAGCGCACCAGGTTGCTGCGGGGCGGCGGCACCAGGGCCGCGAGCTTGCGTAGGAGCTCGAGCCCGGTGAAGTGCAGGTGCGTGCGCCCGCCCGGCATTGCCCGCTTCATCCGGTAGGCAATTCGCCCATCTGCAAGGCGCTCGAAGCGCTCCAGGGCCAGCGGCCCCCCGGGCGCCGTAGCGGCAGAGACGCTCCAGGCCCTCTCTGTCATGCGAGTGCAGGTGCGTGTTGGCGTGGAGACTGAAGCCTTCCTGGAAGGAGCAGCGCGGCTGCTGACGGGGCGGAGCGCGCACGTCCAAGCCCAGCAGCGCCAGCTGCCCGCGCAAGCTGTGGGCCCGGTAGCCCTCGAGCGCATCGTCCTCGGCTTCTCGTTCCAGCACCCCACGCGCGGCGAGGAGCGCCAGCACCCGGCGGCGCACCTGCGCGAGCAGTCGCTCGAGCTCCTCCTGCGAGGGCGCTGGCAACGGGACGAAGGCCGCCTCAGGCGAGAAGACCCCGTCCGGCAGCAGCGCGTGAAAGTGGGGCGTCAGCTGCAGCGCGCTGCCGAAGCGCTGCACGAAGGTGACGGCGCCCGTCTCCCTTGCGCGCACGCCCCGGCGCCGTGCGCGCCGGCGCTGCAGCGCGAAGACGGCGCGCAGGAAGAGTGCGAGCACCTCCGAGAGAAGCCGCGCGTCGCGCGCGAGCGCCAAGCGGACTGCGAAGGGAAAGGACAGCGTCCACTGCCGCCACGGCACGTGGGGTAGCACGCGCTCCACCAGGTGCGCCGCCGTCCCGTGCGCCCGCTTCGCGTTGCACGAGGGGCATACGCCGCGCCCCTTGCAACTGAAGGCCACGAGGAGCTCATCGTGACACGTGTCACAGCGCACGCGTGCGAAGCCGTTCGCCAGCTGACCGCAATCGAGATAGCGCGAGAAGTCGCGCGTCACGTAGCGCGGCAGGCCCCGGCCGACCGCGTCCGCCTCGGCCACGAGCGTGGCCAGGTTCTCCCGCACCGCGGCGTACAGCGGCGTGCCCTCCGGCTGCCTGCGCCGGTAGATGCGTGCGCCCCCCTCGCACGGTCTTGCTGCCCCCGCCTCGCCCATTCCGCTCCAGCCCCGAGCAGGACACTACGGGAGGCGGCCGACAGTGCACCTGGGCGCCCCCCCGCGGCGCCGCCCTCCCCGCAGCGAGTCCATGGGAGGGGGGACAATCCCTCTGTCCGGGGGCTCAGGCGCGCAGGGCCGGCCCGCACATCGAGTCCGCGAGCGCCTGCAAGAGCGCGCCGCCCTCCCCCGCCCACGCGCTGCCGTGCATGCACGCGAGCGTGCGCGGGTCCACCCGGGCGAGCCGCGCGAGCTGTCCCCGCGCCGTGTCCGAGTGGCTGAAGTAGTCCAGCGCGCCGCGAAAGGCCTCGCTGGGCCCCAGGATGTCGCCCTCGGTGAGCGGCGGGCACGCGGCGCCCCCGGGCTGGGTGAAGAGGTCTCCGCACAGGAGCGTGCGGGTGCTCGCCTCGAAGAGGTAGCCGCACTCCCAGCCGTGCGGCAGGTGCGGGGTGTCCAGCCAGGTCACGCTGTGGCGCCCCAGCGACAGGGTCTCGCCGTCCGCGAGCGCGCGCGGCGGCCGGTCCGCCATGTCCTCCAGGGAGGTGAGCGCCGCGACGCGCGAGCACACTGGCTGCGCCTGGGGCGCCACCGTGAGCAGCGCGTTGAGCGCTCCGCACTCGTCCGCCTCCACGTGGCTGACGCCCAGCCAGCGCAGGCGCTCGAGCGGGAGCACGCTCGCGATGGCGTCGCGCACCAGCGGGAAGAAGCGCCGGGGGCCGGTGTGGAAGAGCAGCGGCTCGTCGTCCACCACCAGGTACTGGTTGAAGCTGAAGCCCCCGGGCACCACCGAGGGCGGCAGGGGCGTGCTGATGCGGAAGATGCCGTCCGCCACCTCGTCCACCCGCGTGCCCATCTCCACGTTCACGACGCCCATGGCGCCCTCCTTGCGTCAGAGAGCCCGAGCCTGGGCACCGCGGCGCGCCCGGGCCCATGCCCCTGCGGGACGACGCGGCGGGGCTCGCCCGGCCGCAGGCACGCGGGGCGTGCGGCCGCCTCAGTGCGCCGCGGCCGCCGCCAGGACGAGGAGGTAGTTGAGCCCCACGCCCACCGAGAGGTGCAGGGGGCTGCCGCGCGAGGAGCCCACGGCGAAGTTCAGGTGGCCCAGCGGCCCCAGCGCGAGCTTCACGCCTCCCTCCACCCCGGCGTCGAAGAAGCCGCTCTCGCCGTAGCCGCGGCTCCCCCACCCCGCCTGCACGTTCGCGTAGGGCACGAGCCAGTCGGTGGCGAAGTGCTGGTAGCCCACGAAGCCGGTGAGCTCGGTGGGGTTGGGCGTCAGCGCCCACTGCACCCCGAAGTTGAGCCGCCGCGAGCGGGCCCACATCGGCTGGATGTTCAGGGCGAGCACCGCGCCGGGGCCGTGCGCCTCGCTCGCGCGGTACCACCAGAGGACCTCGGCGTCCGGGTGGTCGATGGAGAGCACGTCGCGGCGCAGCTGGTGCGCCGTGGCGAGGTCCGCAGGCGTGGCGCGCGCCTCGTGCAGGCGGGCCAGGGGCGCATACGCGCCGCTCCACCCCTCCTGCTTCGCGCGCTCGAGCGGCGGCTCGGCCGCATCCAGCTGCCCGTCCTCCAGCAGCAGCTCGCCCTGCTCCACGCAGTCCGTCACCAGGCCCGCGCCGCAGCCGCGGCCCAGCGCCTCGACCGCCTGCGGGCGCTCGCCGCGGGCGAGGTGCTGCGTCGCCTCGAAGCGGCAGAGCCCCGCGTTGCCCTCCGCGCAGGTGCTCGGCGGCGGGCGCGTGGGCACCGTGGCGCAGCCGGCGCAGAGCAAGGAGGCGAGGAGCGCGGGGAGGAGCAGACGCATGCGCCTGCGCAGCCTAGCGCGGGGAGCCCTCGCGTGCTCGCGGGTGCAAGCGGACCCACTGTCCCCTCTCCCCCTGGGAGAGGGACGGGGTGAGGGATGTGCGACTCCGAGCCTCGAGCCTCGAGCCTCGTACGCTCAGGGCGGATGGCGACCCGGTCCTGCTCCCCGCGAGCGCCCTACGCCTGACGCTCGCAGTCGCGCGGCCCCTCGAAGGTCCACGTGGTCTGCAGGAGGAGGCTGAAGGCGCCGAGCACCGCGGCCTCGCGCTCCTCGGGGCGCAGGGAGGGCGAGAGCCACAGCTGCAGGGGCTTCTGCGTCTGCACCACGCCCACCACCTCGCCCCCGCGCAAGAGCTGGAAGCCGGGGTACGGCACGCTCGCCACGCCCTGCGTGTCGTAGCCCAGGCTCTCCGCGCTCAGGTGCACCGCGCCCACCGTCACCTGCCCCTCCACGCGCTCCGTCCCGACCCACGCGCTGCCGGGAGCCGGCTGGAGGTCCACCTGGCCCGCGCCGCCCCTCACGCGGCAGCTCACGCGGTTCTGCGCCGTGCCCATCGTCAGCTCGCCGTGGAACGCCGCGAGCTGCACCTGCTGCCCGGTCATCTGCTCGCGGCACTCCACCTCGAGTGGCGCCGCGCGCCCGGCCGAGGCGAGCGCGAAGCGGTACTCGCGCTCGGTGTGGCACAGCTGCGCGTCGCCCACCCCGAGGCGATTCGTCGTCGCGCCGTCCTCGTCGAAAGCGGCCTCGTACTCACCGGCCTTCAGGGTGCCGCGGGTGGAGAGCAGGTGGCGGTACTTCTTCTCCACCTTGAGGGGGGCCGCATCGCGTGCGAGCGGCTCGGGCACCTCGAGCCGCACGGGCGCACAGCCCGCCATGGCCATCATCCCCACCAGCACTGCGCACAGCCGCTTCGCATCCATGTCCGGCTCCCCTTCCGTGGGTTTCAGGAGGAAGACCGGACGGGGCGCAGAAAATGGGAACCGCCCTACCGCAGCCCCTCCTGCACCAGCCCGCGGCGCATCAGGTCGGCCATCTGCCCGCCGTCGTGCGCCACCACCTGGTGCACTTGGGGCGCGGTGCGCAGCAGGGTGTGCAGCTCGCGCAGCTCGCGCGCCATCGCGTCCGCGTCCTCCTGGCCGAGCCAGTTGGCGAGCCGCGGGTGCATCACCGGCTGCTCGATGTTCTCGCGCTGCCAGGCGACATCGCCCACCAGCAGGAACTCCTGGCCGCCCGCGAGCTGCACGTAGACGAGCTGGCTGCCGGGCGTGTGGCCCGGCGCCGCGATGAGCACCACGCCGGGCCGCAGCCGGTGCAGCCCCTGGTAGCGCAAGGGGGTGAAGTGCGCGCACACCTCGGGGGTGAACCCCGCCCGCTCCGCGTGGTGCCCCACCAGCTGCGCCTCCGTCAGCGCGACGTGCGGGGCGAGCTCGGCAAGGTAGGGCGAGTGGGCGATGCCCGAGGCGTGGTCGAAGTGCTCGTGCGTCACCGCCACCACGTCCGCCTTGCGCATCGCCTCCTGCATGCGCGCCCACGCGGCTGCGTCGAACTCCTTCACGGGGAGGTTCTCCGCGAAGGTCTTCTCGTCCGCCACCGCGTCCAGCACCGCCGTGCGCCCGTCCTCCCAGACGAGCTGATAGGTGAAGAACTCGAAGGTGACCGGCCCGAAGCCGCCGCCCGCCACCGCCAGCACCCGCGCGGGCAGCTCGCCGCTCGCCACCCGCTGGGCGCGCAGCTCCTTCGGCAGGGGCCCCTCGCCGCTGCGGGCGAGCGCGCGCACCGCCTCGAGGTCGAAGAAGGGCGGCGCGTCCTCGGGGATGGACTTCGCGGTCAGCCCCACTGCCAGGAAGAGGCCCAGCAGCACGAGCAGTCCCAGCACTCCCCACCCCAGGCGTTTCCAGATGCGCGATCGGCTCATGCGGGCGGAGATAGCACCGGGCCTCGGGACGGCACAGGAATGAAGCCTCTTCCCTCACCCCGACCCTCGCCCAGAGGGAGAGGGAGGACGCGGTCAGCTGCTCGCGCTCGTGTAGCGCCCGATGCTGCGCAGCCACACGCGGCGGCTGAGCCACGAGAAGGCCAGCGAGCCCACCACCGCCACCACCAGCGAGCGCGGCGGGAGCCGACCCAGCAGCGCCTGCGCCGGATAGGTGGTCATCAGCGCGAGCGGGATGACGAAGGTGAACACCACCGACAGCACCCCGCGGAACACGGTGGAGGGCCAGCGCGCCGCATCGAAGATGGAGGTGAAGAAGTAGGTCAGGTTGTCCACCTTCACCACGTAGAAGGCCGCGCTGATGGTGAGGATCCACAGGGAGTAGAGCAGCAGCACGCTCGCGCACAGCAGCACCAGCGACTCCAGGATGCCGAGCGCGGACGGCAGCCGCCCCAGCCGCGCGAACGCATACGCGAAGAGCCCCAG
It contains:
- a CDS encoding SPFH domain-containing protein; this encodes MNFDFSGVLHGVLLGAGLYLFLRCVVGGFFTVDQNERAVKTAFGRAERLGPGLTNRTGPLSEGLARTDEERYDYPRLRVIPPGGPYFKWPWEKVHKVSVATRTLNMAQDPESPRANQGGKVLEAVTKDQLNTGLTGQIRYRVSEKNLYAFLFGVKQPIVHTMAYFVSILRERIANFEAPPHSPDEQRASQPAEAAVVSGVSINDLRKNMRDLNEHMDRECKGSEARYGIVLDASLITSIDPPNEVESALAAINTAHNHVSSEVSLAQASADQKIVQSRRAVEIETLRAQTEVEPLVALSSELALLKRSGPAALAGYVRNIRLGLYSKAQQVVLGVKNG
- a CDS encoding SPFH domain-containing protein; translated protein: MAETLFGMVLGFVATAIGLPVFFTLLKMLGFYTVVEERTCRVYVLFGSVVAELREPGLNFLWPKLGWRALIVHWVGRVHVVDLRLDQQYLRSLAVNSEEGAPMGIGVWYEMYVSDPVRFLFENADPRGSLAANVSNATVRSLSNMKLSDMLESRHTMSRTVRAEVSPQSHAWGYKLGSVYIRKVHFRDTEMIRQIEEKVVNRLRQVTSAIRQDGANQVSIITSTADRQAAVEFAKAAALRPQIVGAALRRIGEDPEVLNVMFEVLELQRLMASNAAVTLVPQEPTGGGLIGQLLAARGVPEPVKGR
- a CDS encoding transposase, whose protein sequence is MTERAWSVSAATAPGGPLALERFERLADGRIAYRMKRAMPGGRTHLHFTGLELLRKLAALVPPPRSNLVRFHGVFAPGSKLRRGVTPVPLSEASALTAPTVHAPRVEAARRERAPRLDWAGLLQRTFALDVFLCTRCGGKRRVLSYLADPPVVRAILAHVGEATGVPPLAAAQGPPGWE
- a CDS encoding MBL fold metallo-hydrolase — encoded protein: MLGLLVLLGLFLAVGLTAKSIPEDAPPFFDLEAVRALARSGEGPLPKELRAQRVASGELPARVLAVAGGGFGPVTFEFFTYQLVWEDGRTAVLDAVADEKTFAENLPVKEFDAAAWARMQEAMRKADVVAVTHEHFDHASGIAHSPYLAELAPHVALTEAQLVGHHAERAGFTPEVCAHFTPLRYQGLHRLRPGVVLIAAPGHTPGSQLVYVQLAGGQEFLLVGDVAWQRENIEQPVMHPRLANWLGQEDADAMARELRELHTLLRTAPQVHQVVAHDGGQMADLMRRGLVQEGLR
- a CDS encoding MBL fold metallo-hydrolase, yielding MGVVNVEMGTRVDEVADGIFRISTPLPPSVVPGGFSFNQYLVVDDEPLLFHTGPRRFFPLVRDAIASVLPLERLRWLGVSHVEADECGALNALLTVAPQAQPVCSRVAALTSLEDMADRPPRALADGETLSLGRHSVTWLDTPHLPHGWECGYLFEASTRTLLCGDLFTQPGGAACPPLTEGDILGPSEAFRGALDYFSHSDTARGQLARLARVDPRTLACMHGSAWAGEGGALLQALADSMCGPALRA
- a CDS encoding ABC transporter permease, with protein sequence MQRYLRLFGVQLRASSLLAMQYRGDFLIDGVISLFWMGTALAPLFVVYRGEQSIPGWSFGEALLVIGWFTLLQGILEGAINPGLAGVVEHIRKGTLDFVLLKPADAQFLVSTSRFLPWRAINGVAALGLFAYAFARLGRLPSALGILESLVLLCASVLLLYSLWILTISAAFYVVKVDNLTYFFTSIFDAARWPSTVFRGVLSVVFTFVIPLALMTTYPAQALLGRLPPRSLVVAVVGSLAFSWLSRRVWLRSIGRYTSASS